GCCCGGTGCGGCGCGCTGCACGTCGGTGAGGGCTTGGCGCGCGGTGGTCTCGTCGGTGAAGGGACCAACCTGCGCGACCACCTGCGTCCCGAGGTCGATGGGGTAGACGGTGTAGCCGAGGGCGCTGACACCCTGCGCGGCCTGCTGGGCCGCTTCCACGCTGCTGAAGGTGCCCAGGGTGATGCGGTAGTCGCTGCGCAGCGGCGTCCGCTGCTCGCTGGTGGGAACTGCGCCGCCGGTGCGGGCGGCCGGGGTGGCCGGTGCAGCGTCGGCTGGGGTGGCGGGGTCGGTCGTGGCCGACTCGTCTGCCGTGCTGGTGGCGCTCTCCGCAGGGCTGGTCAGTGTGGGGTCGGGCGTGCCGATGGGGGCGGCGGCGATCACGGGGGCCGCTTCACTGTCCGGGGTGGTGGGCTCGGCCGCCGCTGATGCGGTGTCGGCCGGAGTGGTGCTGGCCACCGGGTCGCTGGGCGCCGGGGTGATCGGGGTGGTACTGACGGTCTCGGTGCCAGTCACTTCGGACGTGCCGGGGGCGCCGGGAATGGCGGGGGTGGTCGTGGTGGCGGCCTCGCTGGGCGTACTGACGGGAGTGGTGGCCTGGGGGCGCAGCAGCAGGGTGCCGAAGCCGCCGAGCAGCAGCAGCACCAGCGTGCCGATCATGATGTCCGGCCAGCGGCGGGGTGTGGCCGCCCGGCTCACTTCAGGGCCTCCAGGGCGCGCGTGCTGCCCAGGGCCGCGGCGGCTTTCAGCGACGTGCGCGCCTCGGTTTCCCGGGCCTGGGCGCGCTGGGCAAGGCCCAGCAGGTACCACGCCTCGGCGTTTCTGGGGTTTTCGCTGACCAGTCCGCGCAGGACCGCCTCGGCCTCGGGGTAGCGGGCCGTGGCGAGCAGGGCGCTGCCGAGGTTCACGCGGGCGGTGGGGGTGGGGTTCAGCTTGACGCTGTCTCCCAGTGCGGTGGCGGCGGCGGCGTAGTCCTTGGCCGCGTAGGCGCTCAGGCCCAGCCACAGAGCGGTGTCGGCACTGGGCGCGCGGGTCTGACTGGAGGTGAGCGCCGTGCGGGCCAGCGCGTACTGCCCCTGGCGGTAGGCGGCGACGCCCTGCACGAACAGCGCGCGCGCGAGGGTCGCGTCGTCGGGACGCAGGGTGAGGGCGCGGGCGGCGTCGGCCTGCGCCTGCGCGTTCTGCCCGAGGGTCAGGCGCACCCCGGCCAGACCGGCACGGTACGTCGCGTTCTGCGGGTCGAGTTTCACGGCGTTCTGGTAGGCGGTCAGTGCGCCGGGGCGGTCGTTTCGCCCGGCGCGCAGCTCGCCTTCGCGGGCGAACGCGGCGGCGTTCTTGGGGTCTTCGCGGGTGGCGGCCTGCGCGGCGAAGACGGCCGCGCGGGTGTCGCCGGTCTGGGTGAGGATGGCGGCCTTGCGCAGCAGCAGCGTGGCGCGTTCCTCGCCGGTCTTCACGCGGGGCGCGGCGGCGTCGAGTTCACGCAGCGCGCGGTCCGGGAGGCCCTGCGCGACGTAGATGTCGGCGAGCAGCAGCGCGGCGTCGGTTCGTTCGGGCGCGGCCTGCAGCAGGGCGTACACGCCGGGCAGCGCGGCGGCGCCCTGACCGCTGAGGGTCCGGGCCTGCGCGAGGCGGTACTGGACGTTCAGGTCCTGCGGATCGATCGTG
The Deinococcus sedimenti DNA segment above includes these coding regions:
- a CDS encoding SPOR domain-containing protein, which gives rise to MSRAATPRRWPDIMIGTLVLLLLGGFGTLLLRPQATTPVSTPSEAATTTTPAIPGAPGTSEVTGTETVSTTPITPAPSDPVASTTPADTASAAAEPTTPDSEAAPVIAAAPIGTPDPTLTSPAESATSTADESATTDPATPADAAPATPAARTGGAVPTSEQRTPLRSDYRITLGTFSSVEAAQQAAQGVSALGYTVYPIDLGTQVVAQVGPFTDETTARQALTDVQRAAPGAVLYPPRGTSLGSPAAAPAATPTTDTPPTEATTPAAAPTSNTPTYLQVGAFDRLDSAQNLVQQLRDLGYNPTVNAPAGKKVTVLVGPYTGDPLTRTETRLQENGLDSFRVR
- a CDS encoding tetratricopeptide repeat protein encodes the protein MTHTRTVLLGLTLALVSHGAAQTMLETATTIGVQNTLQSAGTPSLPTINLPTQPAGTTTSAPAPVVTPLTADQQALLDQARAAYQAGNLPTARRLYEQLVTQNYTNPAPHFGLALTLFAQNDDRGAAFELQQFTVLAPDRFEGPYNLGVLATRGGRHDEALKFYTQAADLMKDQAGPAEQRQVLEALAAEQTRKADFTGLTTTLAGIATIDPQDLNVQYRLAQARTLSGQGAAALPGVYALLQAAPERTDAALLLADIYVAQGLPDRALRELDAAAPRVKTGEERATLLLRKAAILTQTGDTRAAVFAAQAATREDPKNAAAFAREGELRAGRNDRPGALTAYQNAVKLDPQNATYRAGLAGVRLTLGQNAQAQADAARALTLRPDDATLARALFVQGVAAYRQGQYALARTALTSSQTRAPSADTALWLGLSAYAAKDYAAAATALGDSVKLNPTPTARVNLGSALLATARYPEAEAVLRGLVSENPRNAEAWYLLGLAQRAQARETEARTSLKAAAALGSTRALEALK